A genome region from Erigeron canadensis isolate Cc75 chromosome 3, C_canadensis_v1, whole genome shotgun sequence includes the following:
- the LOC122593907 gene encoding WRKY transcription factor 71-like produces MSEGQRDVYYHDPFHDDQRTSDTLFSFFGPNSTIRDESSSIISQPTTTTANHQRFQDYMGLTHFFNNNGSSNIDYDTTPAAVTTNNFGYSPSACSAQQVFIGLDDHQDDQIKPVMDPAGLLVGVTQESSPVKPNSPNNSLLSSSTEAADDEDELKEAVGKKPQEPKGVLEDGGVDSSKKVNKQQKKKEEKKQREPRFAFMTKSDIDHLEDGYRWRKYGQKAVKNSPYPRSYYRCTTQKCTVKKRVERSYQDPSTVITTYEGQHNHHLPATLRGNVGGGMLYPPSSAMTMMVAAQGAMMSGVVAAAGSSSSFQLPLHREFLAHHHNAGFYNNNNNNNNNSGGGAATSDQPTMYYQQQTPSSVVVQHQMHSAAADYGLLQDMVPSMTTFFKQEP; encoded by the exons ATGTCTGAAGGCCAAAGAGATGTATACTACCATGATCCATTTCATGATGATCAAAGAACAAGTGAtacacttttttcattctttggCCCGAATTCCACAATTAGAGATGAGTCGTCTTCAATTATATCACAGCCTACTACTACTACTGCTAATCATCAAAGATTCCAAGACTACATGGGTTTAACTCACTTCTTCAATAATAATGGATCTAGTAATATCGATTACGACACTACACCAGCTGCCGTAACCACAAATAATTTTGGTTATTCACCTTCTGCTTGTTCAGCACAACAAGTTTTTATTGGACTTGATGATCATCAAGATGACCAAATCAAGCCGGTTATGGACCCAGCCGGACTCTTGGTTGGCGTTACTCAGGAGAGCTCTCCTGTTAAGCCAAACTCTCCTAATAATTCCCTCCTTTCGTCGTCTACGGAGGCTGCTGACGATGAAGATGAACTCAAAGAAGCCGTTGGTAAGAAGCCGCAGGAACCGAAAGGCGTATTGGAAGATGGAGGAGTAGATAGCTCTAAGAAAGT GAATAAGCAgcagaagaagaaagaagaaaaaaagcaaAGGGAACCGCGGTTCGCGTTTATGACAAAGAGTGATATTGATCATCTTGAAGATGGATACCGATGGAGGAAATATGGACAGAAAGCCGTCAAGAATAGCCCCTATCCCag AAGTTACTACCGATGCACAACTCAAAAGTGCACGGTGAAGAAGCGGGTGGAAAGATCGTATCAAGATCCGTCGACGGTAATCACCACATATGAAGGACAGCATAACCATCACTTGCCTGCAACACTGAGAGGAAATGTTGGTGGCGGAATGTTGTATCCGCCATCATCTGCTATGACAATGATGGTGGCGGCACAAGGTGCCATGATGTCGGGTGTAGTTGCAGCAGCCGGTTCATCCAGCAGCTTCCAGCTCCCTCTGCATCGTGAGTTTCTAGCTCATCATCATAATGCTGGTttctacaataataataataataataataataattcggGAGGCGGAGCTGCTACTAGTGATCAACCGACCATGTACTACCAGCAGCAAACGCCATCATCCGTAGTAGTTCAGCATCAAATGCATTCAGCAGCAGCTGATTATGGCCTTTTACAAGATATGGTCCCATCCATGACGACTTTTTTTAAACAAGAACCCTAA